tcatccccACACTTtgactcctgtgccacaccgcaggtaacgactacgcatgtgacacctaaatgagcgatgcccagtctcGCGCCTAgtgcgtacctggaccaggccatcctctagtccccactaGCCTAGGAaccatggagtcgacacgatagcgttaccgtatcgtgcgatccagtcgttgcccagcgacaacccaggggatgtcactcagtattatccactcctgagtgaccagaggagctccaccgagataataccccatcctgacttggggtcgtgatacacatgcacccgaaaatccatttacacaaataaaaccaatttttctcaatttaataaatgcacatgaatgcaccatgcaatgcacatctCAAGACACAAtccatccaataaataacaataacaaacatcttcgtcctcaatccatccaacccccgactcctcggactcagtccggaattaaccaactagtcaatgaatttattgttaaagaaataatatatttaaatctaaaatagagtttagaaaatctTTATAGTGCTTTAAAGGTAAATTTCtggaagatcaaacaccaactttaCCTCCCAAattagcttgaaaataaattactaaaaatatgatttttttttttgggactaAAATGGGTTTCGAAAACAATGGAGTTTAAAGATGGAATTTTCGGATTTAAATGatagatttttctaaaacagAACTTGAAAATGATGATTGGAAATATAGTTACACGGCAAGGGAAGACAATGGCCAAGAACACACGCACGCCTTGCTCAAAATCAGGGCATGAAAATAAGTCTTTCAAACACAACTAGGACCTAAAATTACTAGaggaaaaagagggaaaaataaGCAAGAAATTGAAGCCAAAAATAGAGTATAATTTTGGTACAAATCAGAGCATATTTTCGGCACAAAACAGAGTATTAATGCACACGAAAATCACAATGGTTAACCCACAATCTTGCACCCGAAAAAcctaagaaaaagaaagaaactaagCATGGAAGTGTGGCTAAAAATAGAGCATTGGCTCATGGATTCACCTGAACGAAAATGGAGGAAGGATTTCGGCTTAAAGGTTGAAGAAGATGCAGAAAATTTCCtagggaagaagaagatcaacCGGCCCAACAAGAGGtgaagaaaagaagataaaaccgaaagaaatgaagagaagaaggaagGAGAAGCAGCAGCAGCCGGACtgaaatgaagaggaagaaaagaaggaggTGGACGGTGCtggaggagaaggaaaagaagaagaagaagaagaagaagaaaccctaAGGCACTAAAACGACACTGTTTTGGGTAAGTTGAGGGGCTGGGCTTGTGGGTCATGGGCTGGGCTGGGTAATGGCTGGGTTTGGGTCTGAAAATAcaggaaaaagagaaataaaagagtccaacccaaaatacaaagaacaaagaaataaaaaggtgcaataaaaataatttacacaacttaaaatcaaaacaataattaatattaagaaagctccacaaaacaaatattacaattaaataaatccaattaaaatacaataatttaaaataaaagaactaatattttaattaaattaaaatactctttcagtaaaaatacacgtaaaaatgggatgtcacatcctccccccgttacaaaaaaattttgtcctcgaaatttgtgaggtcaaacatcagcgccaaaataagatacaagatacaactccgaacatatttgagagatacttatcatcaacaactcccaacaaattccaatagtgattatcttcacaccataaattgctaatatcaacgacatctatgctttaccttccgaactttgatcctattccaactttggtaacctaatagccacttccaaagttaaccatcaataaacaaaatttgcactaccaaatgattaatctcccattaaaacttcgaatcactactaattcctcaaaatcaacacaaaatttgaatatctaagtatttccaaaaatgatgctttcgcgcgcactctgataactcgccaaaatacataaagattatatcctcataaattaacatcattaagtacaagctcaatccacacctaatcacaagaaaacctttaccacatttctatagaaaataatatacctccgaaaatcacaaatctccactcattcctcagttggccatcgctgccctaatcaaaaatcaacattccgcaaaaatacatccatgatTGTTAACATAAATCAATACCCATCAACCTCAATATCCCAAAATGAAAACGAGCATCatcctttcaaaataaaactgCCACATCTCTGGTAAGGAACATAACCTAAAAGGCTCGAAACTATATCGACCAACCCACACGAGCGACTATAAACTTTTACCTGACAATCTATATTTAAaagctcatcacctaaattttgaatatcatATAACCTAACAATGACTAATCTTAAGGTTTCCTCTCTCGTCTAGAGTAGGGGTTTTTCTCTCGTCTCTCGTACGAGGTGCTCGGCATGGCGGATGCTCTAGACGAATTGTATGCAAGCTTGTCGTTAACTGAGAAGGAGAATGAAGCAGTTTCGGTGGAGATTAGTCGGCTGGGGGATGTTTTAGAACGTGGGGCTAACTGTTTGATTATGAAGCTTTTGATCAAAAAGCATTATAATCACGAGGCGTTTAAGCAGACGATGAGGAAAATTTGGCGTCCGGTTAAGGGTGTGAAATTTCGTGATCTCAATtccgagtttacgttggttgagTTTGATGATATGAGAGATAAACTCAAGGTTATGCGTGAGGGTCCGTGGTCTTTCGACAAGCATCTGGTATTGTTGAAAGAATTCGACGGGAGGTTGCAGATTGGTAAGATAGAATTGGTGCATGCTCCTTTCTGGGTCCGTTTGCATGATTTACCGTTAATGGCCCGTAATGAGTATATCGGAAGGTTAGTTGGTGGTGCGTTGGGGGAGGTTTTAGAAGTAGATTTGGACAACGGTGAGATGGAGTGGGGGGAATATATGCGAGTCAGGGTTCTCATCAATATTTCCAAACCTCTTTTACGTCGGAAACGTATGATAGTGGAGGAGGGGGTGTCCTGCTGGGTGAGGTTCTCTTATGAACGGCTACCGGACCTATGCTTCAACTGTGGCATTCTGGGTCATTCCTTAAAAGAATGTGAGGGTATTGATGCTAATCAAGTTGATTCCCAGAGGCTCCCATATGGTCCTTGGCTTCGGGTGGGATTTCTTAATTCTCGTAGGAGCGGAGGACGTGCAAATTCTATGGCTACTACGGCAACAGCAGCGGCGGCGACGCCTGATCCGGTTGAGACAGTTTCACAGAAGGATAGTAACGGAAAGGGTAGTGGAGCTGAGTCCGTTACGGAACCGGTGGGGGAGAAAAATCCGGATCTCGAAGGGGCCAATATTTCTAGAAATAAAGGATCTTCATCTGTCCCGACGATTACGCCATCTGCGTTGAATGAGGAGGTTGCTATTTTGGAGTCATCAGTGGATGTAGGAGGCTTAAATAAGGAAGTGTCTGAAACGGTGGTCTTAGATGTCGTTCAAAGGAATCACTTGGAGGATGGGCTTATGGATGTTCCGGTGTTGGAGGCCTCTCACATGTTTATGGGCTTGGATTCTGGCCCATCGGGTAACATAGTTCCTAAACCTGTTGGTGGGTCTGGCTCCCGAAGCAGTGTTCAAAGGAGTAAGGGGCAGCGAGTCGGTTCTAGGGCACTGCGGAAGATTCAAACCGAGGCTTATGAAGGCAGGTTGGTGACTGGGGTTGCGGAAACTTCTGTCCTTCAGTCGGAAGGGCTTCTCGGTTCAAATCATGGAAGGAAAAGGAAGGGTATTTCGATTGTGGAAGCTGAAGCTAAAAGAGGtaaattttcttccccttcctctGTTTCGGTGGAGTTGGTTAATGAGAGAACGGCGGAGGCTGATGATCAGCCCCGCCGGGTCCAATGAAGATTTTATCTTGGAATctccgtgggcttgggaacccacggagTATTCGTTCTTTACGTGATTTAATCACGTGTGAAGGTCCCGATATTCTGTTTTTGCAAGAAACGAAAGTATCATCACGTAGACTGGATTTCTGTAAGTTGAggttgggtttttggttttgtttgggTGTAGACTGTGTGGGTCGAAGTGGAGGTTTGGCTCTCTTTTGGAAGGATAACATTCATCTGAAGATTGTTAGTTATTCTAGAAACCATATTCATGCATCTATTAAAAACTGTGATGGAGTGGAATGGTTGTTGACAGGGGTGTATGGTCACCCCGAGAGTGGGCAGCAGTCTGAGTTTTGGAGGCTTTTGAAATTTATGGGCCGTGGGGTTAATTTACCATGGCttgtttttggagattttaGATCATTCTGAAAAATTGGGTGGAACCATAAGGAGTGAATCACAGATGACGGAGTTCCGAGCAGTTTTATCGGACTGCCACCTGAGAGATTTGGGTTATGAAGGGGCCCCTTTTACTTGGAGTAACCGTAGGGGAGAGGAGGGTTTAGTGAAGGAAAGGTTAGATAGATTCCTTGCCAACTCTTGGTGGTGTGAAATTTATCTAAATCTTCGAGTTTCACATGGTGTTGCAGCTTATTCTGATCACATCCCGTTATGGTTGGATACTGAAGGGGCTTTGTTTAGAAGGAGGAACAGGAGGCTGTTTAGATTTGAGGCTATGTGGGTGGGAGAAAAGGAATGTTCTTCGATTATTGAGAGGGCTTGGTGTCAGAGAAATGGTTCTATCTCTTTGGATCAGATTATGGGAAGGATTTCTCGCTGTGCTATTGAGTTAGGTCGATGGAACAAGACTTCTTTTGGCCATGTGCAGAAGAATTTAGCTAATGCAAAACGGAAGTTGCAATGTTTAGAAGCGAATGACTCGGGATCACTTTCTCTAGAGGAACATAAGCAAGCTTGCCTTGAGGTTCAAAAATGGCTTGAAAGGGATGAATTAATGTGGAAGCAAAGATCTCGAGTAAAGTGGCTTAGAGAAGGGGATTGTAATTCTCGGTATTTTCATTCTAAGGCTTCTACTAGAAGAAGAAAGAACAGTATTATGCAGTTGCAAGATGAATCTGGTTGTTGGCAAAAAGGGGATCAGATGGATGCTTTAATTACTGAATACTTTCAGAATCTGTTCACTGCTGCCGATTGGGTGGATATGGGGGATATTCTTTCGGGTGTTGAGGCTAGAGTCACAGCTGAGATGAACGAGGACCTGCTAAAACCTTATGTTGCTGAGGAGGTTGAGTTAGCTTTAAAACAGATGCATCCCTCTAAGGCCCCTGGGCCTAATGGTATGTCCCCTCTTTTCTTTCAGAAATATTGGGGTGTGATAGGTAATTCTATCACCACTGCTTTACTTTCAGCTTTGAATTCTGGCATGTTTCCTAAAGGTTTAAACCATACTTTCATTACTTTAATTCCAAAGAAAGTTTCTCCTTCAAAGGTAGCAGATTTTCGCCCTATTAGCCTGTGTAATGTGCTATATAAGATTCTCTCTAAAGTTATTGCAAATAGACTTAAGAGGATTTTGCCGGATGTCATCTCTGATTCTCAAAGTGCATTTGTTCCTGGTAGACAGATTTCTGATAATGTTCTTATTGCATATGAGTTACTACATTTTCTTCGTACTAAGCGAAAGGGTCGGAAGGGGTTTATGTCTCTCAAacttgatatgagtaaagcatacGATAGGGTGGAATGGATGTTTCTAGAAAAGATTATGGAGTCCCTTGGCTTTGATAAGAAACTGATTTCTTTAGTTATGCTCTGTGTTAGAacagtttctttttctgttttagtCAATGGAAATCCTAAAGGCCCTATTATTCCTTCTAGGGGTCTTAGGCAAGGGGATCCGTTATCACCTTATTTGTTTCTCTTGTGCACGGAAGGTCTTATTTCATTGCTGAAAAGGAATGTGGGTCGAGAAGGGGTGGATGGGATAAGGATTTGTAGAGGTGCTCCTAGAATTAATCACTTGCTGTTTGCGGATGATAGTGTCTTTTTTTGTAAAGCTGATGTGAGTACAAATATGAAGATCCAATGTTTGTTGAGTAAGTATGAGAGAGCTTCGGGCCAATGTATCAATAAGGAAAAAACTTCTATGGTCTTTAGCAAAAATGTGAAAGATGACCTGAAAAGAGATATTATGCAGTTGTGGGGTGGTAGTTTTACACAGCAATATGAGAAGTATTTAGGGCTGCCACCAATGGTAGGGCGGTCAAAAAAACAAGCTTTTTCTGATATAAAAAAGAGAGTGTGGCAGAAGTTACAGGCATGGAAGGGGAATTTGTTATCTCAAGGGGGTAGGGAAGTGCTTATAAAAGCTGTTGCTATGTCTATCCCTACTTATGCCATGAGTTGTTTTTTGTTTCCTAAAACGTTGTGTCATGAGCTAGAGATGATGATggcaaaattttggtggggtgaTCAATCTCAGGAAAACAAAATACATTGGTGTAGTTGGGAGAAGTTGTGTGTTTCAAAATTCCAAGGAAGGATGGGTTTTCGGGATCTACATCTTTTTAATTTAGCTCTTTTggcaaaacaagggtggaggctTTTAAGAAATGAGGATTCTCTTCTTTACAAAGTTTATAAAGCCAAGTACTTTCCGAGTTCAAGCTTGTTTGAAGCCAAAGCGGGTGCTAATTCATCTTATGTTTGGAAAGGAATTTTGGAAGCGCTTGATTGTTTGAGAAAAGGGTGTAGGTGGCGTGTGGGGAATGGGCAAACTATTCGTATCTTTAAGGATCCATGGTTACCGGAAGGTGTAAGTGTTTCAGCTTTGATTGAGGTTGATGAGAACCTAAAAGTTAATTCTTTGATAGATGCAAATACAGGTTGGTGGAATGTTCATATGATgagagctctattcaatccaaatcTCATTCAACAGATTTTAAAACTACATATTTCTGTAAATTCTGAAGACTCTTTGTATTGGAGTCATGAAAAGAATGGTAGTTTTTCTGTAAAGAGTGCATATCGATTTATTCAACAGCATCACCATCTTTTATATGGGCAGTCTTCTAGTGGCAGTTCTGAAGCTGTGTTTTGGAAGTCTTTATGGCATCTGAAACTCCCaaaaaagatgaagatttttgcatggaggGCATGCCAGGAGAAGCTTCCAACCTATCTGAATCTGAAGAAGAGACATGTTTTGGATGATGCAACCTGTGTACTGTGTAATCAAGGTATGGAAGATGCTGCACATGCTCTGTATTATTGTTCGGAAGTAAGAAATGTGTGGGGGGTTTTTTGTACTCAAATGGATAACTTGCAATCTGAGTTGTCCCTTTTGGGATCTGGCACATTTGGCCCGAGATAGAGGGTTTGATGTTTTGCTGGCCAGATTTGTGGCTATAACGTGGGGAAtttggtatagaaggaataAACAGCtttatgagaatatttctatgcCTTTTAATGTGACTGTCAATAATGCACTTGCTTTAGAAAAAGAATATGAACAGGTGCACCTGTTTGATGCTTCGAATCCGAAGATTAGCAAGGTGGTAAGATGGCATCCTCCTCCATCtgattttctgaaattgaacATTGATGGGGCCACTTTTCCTGAACTTTCTGTAGCTGGGGTTGGAGTGGTCTTGAGGAATCATAAGGGGGAGGTTATTGTTGCTTGTTCAAAGGTAGAGAAAGAGGTCTCCTCTGCTGAGTTCATTGAGGCAGTTGCACTCCTTAGAGGTTTACAGTTGTGTGTTCAATGGGGTATACCAAAGCTTATGCTTGAAACGGACTGTTTGATTTTGGTTAATGCCTTGAATGGAAATTCTGAATGTTTAACAGATTTTGCTTTTATTCTTCAAGACATACGAAGACTAATGGCGGCATTTCAAGAAGTTAAAGTGGTACATGTCAACCATTTAGGCAATCAGGTGGCTCATCTTCTAGCAAGACATGCTTggttgattgatgatatttgtatgTGGTGGGACTTTTGTCCTTCTTTTGTTAGTCAAGCTATATGGCTTGATCAACTTGATATTTGTAAGGATCTTTGAGTTTAATGAATGGAATGtctgattatcaaaaaaaaaaaaaaacaatgactAATCTTAATATGAACCACCATAAAACTGACCAAAACATTATTGAAACCTTCTTGGTAACTTGCCCACTTATATCTACTTCCATAAGCCAGTATCTACACGACTAGTTTCTTCAATTGCACATCCCCATTAAATCTCAAGGCAGGCCATACTACTCAAATCTTCAATCCTCCAAAATTATTCCACAACACTCTTGGATCCTAAAGCCATATTACCTTCTAAATCTATTTATGGTATCCACCGTTAATGCCTAAAttccaacctccaagatttcatcatacaccacacatggtgacctaaaaAACACTCttcaaactaaataataatGTCTACAATTCTTCCGACTAGACACTTAGTCTCTAAGACACAATATAGCTcccaaatttaaattcctaagtGAACTCAAGTCACGATTAATTCCTGAGAATAATCACAACAATCATTGCCTACCATTATTCTATTgagtaacccacttcaactgtacacttcGATCATCTTACCAAAAACTCACAgccaaaaccaataatcatCCAACATACAAGTGATCGACTGctaccatttccatcatctagacttatatcctcaaatcaacaaaaatcattcttgaatctactcaacttatatccttaaatatgCCAAAATCCATTCCTAAAAGTCGGCCGAACATACAGCCTCAAAcccaaaaatactaaaataccgACACTCAAATTAACATACTCATTTAATACCAACACATAAACTACCATCTCCAACACCCCGGATGGACCTATATTTTTAGTATCGACAAAATTATTTCCTAACCTACACCACCTTAGTCTTGAAACCTAAacagaatcatttcctaaaatttaccAACCCTATAACCCCCAACTCGAGAATAAGCATCTTCTAAACCATAATTTtccaaaactttttaaaaaaaacaacccTCTTCATGAGTCAGCAAAAACATTACCTTCGAGTCTCATAGAGAAAATCTCTTCTTGAAAATCTACACATCGATTACCTAAATTAGATGAATTGATGTCTTAATGGCTGTAGACAAATTAACTCACAAAATGTCATCAATTTGCTTTAGGCAAAAATCTTAAAGTTCCAATTTAATCGACTCCTCAAATGCTCGTTAAACCTACCATCTCAGGTTCCATAAACTCATTCCGCAAATCCTATAGCATTTTAACTTTAGATTCTTTGCGCTCTTATTAGTTGTTACCTCAGTTCATTCACGGCTCATGCCTCCGTCCTTATGGATTCAACTAAACCACGACATTTCCCTGCCCAAGCTTAAATCAGAAAATAGCCATCTAACCCAAGTACGTGCACTCTATCTAGGACCATCATTGCACTCTAAAAGGTTTGAAACCTCTATCTACGAAAAGGAATACTATAACTTCAACATAATAATAACCATATTTGAACTAGAGCAATACACCTAAACCTCAGAAAATACGCTCCTCGAAAATTTCCATATCAAAAACTTAACTCTGATCACCCTTATGGTAATGGTTACAGAGTAATCAAACTCTAGGATAGATCGAGTTAGCATACCAAATCCGCGTATCTAAAACTCAAGTCTTACTATAAAGCAGTTCATCAAGCCATTCTAAAACCTTTGATCATCTAAAGATCATTCTCTAAAATCCACAAGATTGAAGACCTTAGATCCGATAATAAAACAATTGCCtcccaaaactttcaaaatctaaaacattaattgatAACAAATCATTTCCTAGAGTCCACAAAACCTTAAACCTTAAATGAAATTCTCATCAATTTATTCCTGATGTTAGTTGAACTTACAATCTCCTACTCTAAAGACTCATtgcataaattctacaaaacctaagatctCAATCATTTTAGGCGACGTAAAGCTAATTCCCCCTCCTATTATGACATGAGTTCCTACTCTACAAAGATCGCCTAAACCATATCATtcccttcaagtctcgatattaTAACAGCAAGCCACATCGATAAAAATTTCAGCCTACTACGctaaatattcatacctaaCAGTATTGTCGATcgtaccatcttcctgccataaCACAACCATTGACCCCATTTAAATAtctaataaaacaaacaacataaaaccaaaaccaaaaccacataacaagaaaataaaatatactagcatgcaataacataactaaataaataaatacaaacaagctagctcaaataaattcaaatcaaataaaacatgtcaaatagcaaactttaaataaaatagatttcaaatcacaactttaaaaactttctagTACTACACCTAcagggacatgtggttttacccagagctaaACCTCTCTAATACCatctgtgatgcccccaaatcccacgtacaaACACGTAGAAATCGAGACATCGAGATGATGAtaacacaggtcaccaccctattgccaagtgccaagtgtgtgtacatgcaacaagtgtacaataaaaacacgcagcggataataaaagtcttataactaagtaccataatttttgtttaatacaaacccgattaaaacatacataataaaatattacaagcctctaatattgtttgaaaccaCAATACAAGCCATAAAAACCGATAGAGATAATTTTAAACATCAAAGACTTCAAGTCAAAACTCCAGCAGAGttgcctcctcaggctcagcctcctcctcttcctcgacatctgcatcaaaatcctcggtaccaaaatggtgacgcaggtaagtaaagatccaaatgccacaagataaaaacatattaaactcaacaatatgcatgaaggaatgccaaatgcacatatttcGTAAATCCACATTtctccacacacgccaaaatcccattttggcccaaaacatatcctttaaacaaatccttgccattatcccaaataatggcccaaatcaagaaaaccaccattttcctagaaaatggatcacaaaaccTCAATTAGAACCtagccattttcccaaaaaatggcccgtatccaatatccaaaacccgttccaatttattgcatgcatcatgatctcccctagggatcattcgcacactctggctcctgtgtcacaccgcaggtaacgactacgcatgtgacacctaaacaagcgatgcccagtctcgcgcccagcgcgtacctggaccaggccatcctctagtccccactaGCCTAGGAactacggagtcgacacgacagcgttaccgtatcgtgcaatcTGGTCGTCGCCCAaagacaacccaggggatgtcactcagtattatccactcccgagtgaccagaggagctctactgagataataccccatcccgacttggggtcgcgatacacacacacccgaaaatccatttacacaaataaaaccagtttttctcaatttaataaatgcacatgaatgcactatgcaatgcacaTCTCAAGGCACAAtccatccaataaataacaaaatcaacaataacaaacaactccatgctcaatccatccgacccccgactcctcggactcagtccaaaaTTAACCAactagtcaatgaatttattgtaaaagtaataatatatttaaatctaaaatagagtttggaaaatacttatagtgctTTAAAGGTAAATTTCTagaagatcaaacaccaactctAACTCCCAAattagcttgaaaataaattactaaaaatacaattttttttgggACTAAAATGGGTTTAAAAAACAAAGGAGTTTAAAGGTGGAATTTTTCGATTTAAATGACAGATTCTTCTGAAACGAAACTTGAAAATGATGATTGGAAATATAGTTACATGGCAAGGGAAGACAATGGCCAAGAACACACGCACGGCTTGCTCAAAATTAGGGCACGAAAGTAAGTCTATTAAACACAACTACGACCTAAAATTACtagaggaaaaagaggaaaaaacgaGCAAGAAATTGAAGCCAAAAATAGAGTATAATTTCGGTACAAATCAAAGCATATTTTCGGCACAAAACAGAGTATTAATGCACCCTAAAATCACAATGGTTAACCCACAATCTTGCACTCAAAAAAcctaagaaaaagaaagaaactaagCATGGAAGTGTGGCTAAAAACAAAGCATTGACTCACAGATTTACTAGAACAAAAATGGACAAAGGATTTCGGCTCAAAGGTTGAAGAAGATGCAAAAAATTCCtagggaagaagaagatcaacTAGCCCAACaagaggggaagaaaagaagataaaaccgaaagaaatgaagagaagaaggaagGAGAAGCAGCAGCAGCTGGACggaaatgaagaggaagaaaagaaggaggTGGACGGCGCtggaggagaaggaaaagaagaagaagaagaagaagaaaccctaAGGCACTAAAACAACGCCGTTTTGGGTAAGTTGAGGGGCTGGGCTTGTGGGTCACCAGCTGGGCTAGGTAATGGCTGGGTTTGGGTCCAAAAATAtaggaaaaagagaaataaaagagtccaacccaaaatacaaagaaccaagaaataaaaaggtgcaataaaaataatttacacaacctaaaatcaaaacgataattaatattaagaaagctccacaaaataaatattacaaccaaataaatccaatttgttgaggaaaaaatgagcgtattggcatattcttgtgaaaacttgtgtaaaatagtgttgtaa
The genomic region above belongs to Carya illinoinensis cultivar Pawnee chromosome 4, C.illinoinensisPawnee_v1, whole genome shotgun sequence and contains:
- the LOC122306423 gene encoding uncharacterized protein LOC122306423, with amino-acid sequence MTEFRAVLSDCHLRDLGYEGAPFTWSNRRGEEGLVKERLDRFLANSWWCEIYLNLRVSHGVAAYSDHIPLWLDTEGALFRRRNRRLFRFEAMWVGEKECSSIIERAWCQRNGSISLDQIMGRISRCAIELGRWNKTSFGHVQKNLANAKRKLQCLEANDSGSLSLEEHKQACLEVQKWLERDELMWKQRSRVKWLREGDCNSRYFHSKASTRRRKNSIMQLQDESGCWQKGDQMDALITEYFQNLFTAADWVDMGDILSGVEARVTAEMNEDLLKPYVAEEVELALKQMHPSKAPGPNGMSPLFFQKYWGVIGNSITTALLSALNSGMFPKGLNHTFITLIPKKVSPSKVADFRPISLCNVLYKILSKVIANRLKRILPDVISDSQSAFVPGRQISDNVLIAYELLHFLRTKRKGRKGFMSLKLDMSKAYDRVEWMFLEKIMESLGFDKKLISLVMLCVRTVSFSVLVNGNPKGPIIPSRGLRQGDPLSPYLFLLCTEGLISLLKRNVGREGVDGIRICRGAPRINHLLFADDSVFFCKADVSTNMKIQCLLSKYERASGQCINKEKTSMVFSKNVKDDLKRDIMQLWGGSFTQQYEKYLGLPPMVGRSKKQAFSDIKKRVWQKLQAWKGNLLSQGGREVLIKAVAMSIPTYAMSCFLFPKTLCHELEMMMAKFWWGDQSQENKIHWCSWEKLCVSKFQGRMGFRDLHLFNLALLAKQGWRLLRNEDSLLYKVYKAKYFPSSSLFEAKAGANSSYVWKGILEALDCLRKGCRWRVGNGQTIRIFKDPWLPEGVSVSALIEVDENLKVNSLIDANTGWWNVHMMRALFNPNLIQQILKLHISVNSEDSLYWSHEKNGSFSVKSAYRFIQQHHHLLYGQSSSGSSEAVFWKSLWHLKLPKKMKIFAWRACQEKLPTYLNLKKRHVLDDATCVLCNQGMEDAAHALRNKQLYENISMPFNVTVNNALALEKEYEQVHLFDASNPKISKVVRWHPPPSDFLKLNIDGATFPELSVAGVGVVLRNHKGEVIVACSKVEKEVSSAEFIEAVALLRGLQLCVQWGIPKLMLETDCLILVNALNGNSECLTDFAFILQDIRRLMAAFQEVKVVHVNHLGNQVAHLLARHAWLIDDICMWWDFCPSFVSQAIWLDQLDICKDL